Proteins encoded by one window of Vibrio panuliri:
- a CDS encoding DUF3833 domain-containing protein: MLSSLLVLVGCGSQLDDYKQSSPAFALFDYFEGEVTAWGMVQDFSGNKTRSFEVSIVGTVEGEKLTLVEDFVYSDGVEEQRIWHINKLADGRYQGTAQDIIGLAHGAEQGNAMRWQYDFELPYEGLTITVAMDDWLFRQDERHLFNITKVKKFGVQVATVTIFFQKQ, encoded by the coding sequence GTTGGTTGTGGCTCACAACTTGATGATTATAAGCAAAGTAGCCCGGCATTTGCATTATTTGATTACTTCGAGGGTGAGGTGACGGCGTGGGGTATGGTGCAAGATTTCTCAGGCAACAAAACGCGCAGCTTTGAAGTATCTATAGTGGGTACAGTGGAAGGTGAGAAATTAACGTTGGTTGAAGACTTTGTCTACAGCGATGGCGTTGAAGAGCAGAGAATTTGGCATATCAATAAACTTGCCGATGGTCGTTATCAAGGCACTGCACAAGATATTATTGGCCTTGCCCATGGCGCAGAGCAGGGCAATGCAATGCGGTGGCAATATGATTTTGAGTTGCCATACGAAGGATTGACCATCACAGTCGCGATGGATGACTGGTTATTTCGTCAAGATGAGCGACATCTATTTAATATCACTAAAGTGAAAAAGTTCGGCGTTCAAGTCGCCACCGTAACCATATTCTTTCAAAAACAGTAA
- the purB gene encoding adenylosuccinate lyase, which produces MELSALTAVSPVDGRYGSKTIALREIFSEYGLLKYRTIVEIRWLQKLAATAEIAEVPAFSAEANQFLDDLAANFSEEDARRIKEIERTTNHDVKAVEYFLKEKVADVPELHAVNEFFHFACTSEDINNTSHALMLKEARENVILPEIRNLIDAIKALAVEYRDIPLLSRTHGQPASPSTMGKEMANVAYRMERQFKQIENVEILAKINGAVGNYNAHLSAYPELDWHKFSEEFITESLGVTWNPYTTQIEPHDYIAELFDAVARFNTILIDFDRDVWGYIALGHFKQKTIAGEIGSSTMPHKVNPIDFENSEGNLGLANAVFGHLAQKLPISRWQRDLTDSTVLRNLGVGVGYAIIAYTSTLKGISKLEVNREALLAELDKNWEVLAEPVQTVMRRYGIEKPYEKLKELTRGKRVDGEAMRNFIDGLELPEHEKARLKEMTPANYIGQAIELTDKL; this is translated from the coding sequence ATGGAACTGTCAGCATTGACTGCTGTTTCACCAGTAGACGGTCGTTACGGAAGCAAGACAATTGCGTTACGCGAAATTTTCAGTGAATACGGTCTACTAAAGTACCGTACTATCGTTGAAATCCGCTGGCTACAAAAGCTTGCTGCTACTGCTGAAATTGCAGAAGTGCCTGCGTTTAGCGCAGAAGCAAACCAATTCCTAGACGACCTTGCTGCAAACTTCTCTGAAGAAGATGCACGCCGTATCAAAGAGATCGAGCGTACAACTAACCACGACGTAAAAGCGGTTGAGTACTTCCTAAAAGAGAAAGTAGCAGACGTTCCTGAACTGCACGCAGTCAACGAGTTCTTCCACTTTGCATGTACTTCTGAAGACATCAACAACACCTCGCACGCTCTAATGCTAAAAGAAGCGCGTGAAAACGTGATTCTTCCAGAAATCCGCAATCTTATCGACGCTATTAAAGCGCTAGCAGTGGAATATCGCGATATTCCTCTTCTATCTCGTACGCACGGTCAACCAGCTTCTCCATCAACAATGGGGAAAGAAATGGCAAACGTGGCGTACCGTATGGAGCGTCAATTTAAGCAAATTGAAAATGTTGAAATTCTAGCGAAAATCAACGGCGCAGTAGGCAACTACAACGCTCACCTTTCAGCTTACCCAGAGCTAGATTGGCATAAGTTCTCTGAAGAGTTTATCACTGAGTCTCTAGGTGTAACTTGGAACCCTTACACAACTCAAATCGAGCCTCACGACTACATCGCTGAGCTATTCGACGCTGTTGCTCGTTTCAATACTATCCTGATTGACTTCGACCGTGACGTTTGGGGTTACATTGCACTAGGCCACTTCAAGCAAAAAACCATTGCTGGTGAGATCGGTTCTTCAACAATGCCTCACAAAGTTAACCCAATCGATTTTGAAAACTCAGAAGGTAACCTAGGTCTTGCGAACGCTGTATTCGGTCACCTAGCACAAAAATTACCGATTTCTCGCTGGCAACGTGACCTAACTGACTCAACGGTTCTACGTAACCTTGGTGTGGGTGTTGGCTACGCAATCATCGCTTACACTTCTACGCTTAAAGGTATCAGCAAGCTGGAAGTAAACCGCGAGGCACTGCTTGCTGAGCTAGACAAAAATTGGGAAGTACTAGCAGAGCCAGTACAAACGGTAATGCGTCGTTACGGCATCGAGAAGCCATACGAGAAGCTAAAAGAGCTAACTCGTGGTAAGCGTGTAGACGGCGAAGCAATGCGTAATTTCATCGACGGTCTTGAGCTCCCTGAGCACGAGAAAGCACGTCTGAAAGAAATGACGCCTGCAAACTACATCGGTCAAGCAATCGAGCTAACTGACAAGCTGTAA
- the hflD gene encoding high frequency lysogenization protein HflD, whose protein sequence is MANTLYDRTIAFAGICQAVALVQQAAKNGYCDTDAFETSLKAILNTNPSSTLNVFGREADLKLGLECLVEGIDSTPAGSEITRYIISLMALERKLSSRNDAMAQLGDRIQMLERQVEHFSLTDEQMISNLASVYLDVVSPIGPRIQVTGTPTVLQQTSNQHKVRALLLSGIRCSVLWRQVGGKRRHLIFGRKKMVEQAKILLARM, encoded by the coding sequence GTGGCTAACACTCTTTATGACCGCACTATTGCCTTTGCAGGTATTTGCCAAGCTGTGGCACTCGTTCAGCAAGCAGCAAAAAACGGTTATTGTGACACGGACGCGTTTGAAACTTCACTGAAAGCGATTCTGAATACTAACCCAAGCAGCACACTCAATGTGTTTGGTCGTGAAGCCGATCTGAAGCTTGGGCTAGAGTGCTTAGTGGAAGGCATTGATAGCACCCCTGCGGGAAGCGAAATAACTCGTTATATCATTAGCCTAATGGCGCTTGAGCGTAAACTCAGCAGCCGTAATGATGCGATGGCACAGCTTGGAGATCGTATTCAAATGCTTGAACGTCAAGTGGAGCATTTCTCCTTAACCGACGAGCAAATGATCAGCAACTTGGCGAGTGTCTATCTTGATGTTGTCAGCCCTATTGGCCCACGCATCCAAGTAACTGGCACGCCGACCGTATTGCAGCAAACCAGCAACCAACACAAAGTACGTGCATTGTTGCTATCAGGTATTCGCTGCTCGGTGCTTTGGCGACAAGTTGGTGGTAAGCGCCGACATCTGATCTTCGGACGTAAAAAGATGGTCGAGCAAGCAAAAATTCTACTCGCTCGAATGTAA
- the mnmA gene encoding tRNA 2-thiouridine(34) synthase MnmA → MSENCTDNSQKKVIVGMSGGVDSSVSAYLLKEQGYQVEGLFMKNWEEDDNEEYCTAAQDLADAQAVCDKLGIHLHKINFAAEYWDNVFEYFLEEYKAGRTPNPDILCNKEIKFKAFLEYADEVLDADYIAMGHYVRRSFPENGEKPQMLRGLDGNKDQSYFLYTLSHEQVARSLFPVGELEKPEVRRIAEEQDLITAKKKDSTGICFIGERKFTDFLSRYLPAQPGKIETPEGKVIGEHQGLMYHTLGQRKGLHIGGTKGGGGNEDPWYVAEKDLKRNVLIAVQGADHPLLKSNGLIASQLHWVDRTAINQPLQCSVKTRYRQSDIPCTIIPVDDNTIKVIFDEPQVAVTPGQSAVFYLGDVCLGGGIIEQRI, encoded by the coding sequence ATGTCTGAGAACTGTACTGACAACAGTCAAAAGAAAGTCATCGTTGGTATGTCTGGCGGTGTAGATTCATCGGTTTCTGCGTATCTTCTAAAAGAGCAAGGCTATCAAGTGGAAGGCTTGTTCATGAAGAACTGGGAAGAAGATGACAACGAAGAATACTGTACTGCGGCGCAAGATCTTGCCGACGCACAAGCAGTATGTGACAAGCTTGGCATCCATCTGCACAAAATTAACTTTGCCGCAGAATATTGGGACAATGTCTTTGAGTACTTCTTAGAGGAGTACAAAGCAGGCCGCACGCCAAACCCAGATATCTTGTGTAACAAAGAAATCAAGTTCAAGGCCTTCCTCGAATATGCCGATGAAGTGCTTGATGCCGACTACATTGCTATGGGTCATTACGTTCGCCGTTCGTTCCCTGAAAATGGTGAGAAACCACAGATGCTACGTGGTTTGGATGGTAACAAAGATCAAAGCTACTTCCTGTACACACTTAGCCATGAGCAGGTGGCTCGCAGCCTATTCCCTGTCGGCGAGTTAGAAAAACCGGAAGTACGCAGAATCGCTGAAGAACAAGATCTAATTACCGCGAAGAAAAAAGATTCGACGGGTATCTGTTTTATCGGCGAACGCAAATTTACTGACTTCTTATCACGTTACTTACCTGCTCAACCGGGTAAAATTGAAACGCCTGAAGGTAAAGTGATTGGCGAACACCAAGGCTTGATGTACCACACCCTAGGTCAACGCAAAGGCCTCCACATTGGTGGCACCAAAGGTGGTGGCGGTAACGAAGATCCATGGTACGTAGCTGAAAAAGATTTGAAACGTAATGTATTAATTGCAGTACAAGGTGCCGACCACCCACTTTTAAAATCTAATGGGTTAATCGCGTCACAATTACATTGGGTCGATCGCACAGCGATTAATCAACCGTTACAATGCTCAGTGAAAACACGTTATCGTCAAAGTGATATTCCGTGTACTATCATCCCTGTGGATGACAACACGATCAAAGTGATTTTCGACGAACCACAAGTTGCTGTGACACCTGGTCAATCAGCAGTTTTCTACCTCGGCGATGTATGCCTTGGTGGTGGTATCATCGAACAACGTATTTAA
- a CDS encoding inosine/guanosine kinase: MKFPGQRKSKHYFPVHARDPLVSQAQTSKKMSRTHIIGIDQTLVDIEAKVGSELIEKYGLSKGHSLVIDDQTAEALYNELKESGLITNEYAGGTIGNTLHNYSVLADDKSTLLGVMSQDIKIGSYGYRYLCNTSSRMDLNYLQGVEGAIGRCFALITEDGERTFAISEGQMNQLKPDSIPEKIFKNASALVLTAYLVRCKAGDPMPAATMRAIEYAKKYDVPVVLTLGTKFVIQDDPKFWQDFLQQHVSVVAMNEDEAEALTGEHDPLAASDKALDWVDLVLCTAGPVGLYMAGYSEDEAKRETTLPLLPGCIAEFNRYEFSRPATKALCENPIKVYSHISPYMGGPEKIKNTNGAGDAALSALLHDMAANKYHKENVPNSSKHAYAFLTYSSFSQVCKYSNRASYEVLVQHSPRLSRGLPEREDSLEEAYWER; the protein is encoded by the coding sequence ATGAAATTTCCTGGTCAACGTAAATCAAAGCACTACTTCCCAGTACATGCGCGTGATCCTTTAGTGAGCCAAGCGCAAACAAGCAAGAAAATGTCTCGTACCCACATCATCGGTATTGACCAAACCTTGGTAGACATTGAAGCAAAAGTTGGCTCAGAGCTAATTGAAAAATACGGTTTGAGTAAGGGACACTCGTTAGTTATTGATGATCAAACCGCGGAAGCGCTCTATAACGAGCTGAAAGAAAGTGGTCTTATTACTAATGAATACGCTGGTGGTACGATTGGTAACACACTTCATAACTATTCTGTATTAGCTGACGATAAGTCGACTCTGCTTGGTGTTATGAGCCAAGACATTAAGATCGGTAGCTATGGTTACCGATACTTATGCAACACTTCAAGCCGCATGGATCTTAACTACCTACAAGGTGTTGAGGGTGCGATTGGTCGTTGTTTTGCGCTTATTACTGAAGATGGTGAGCGTACTTTTGCTATCAGCGAAGGTCAAATGAACCAACTCAAGCCAGACAGTATTCCGGAGAAAATCTTCAAGAATGCTTCGGCACTGGTTCTGACTGCTTACCTCGTTCGCTGTAAAGCTGGCGACCCAATGCCTGCGGCAACGATGCGCGCAATTGAGTATGCAAAAAAATACGATGTACCAGTAGTACTGACTTTGGGAACAAAGTTCGTTATTCAAGACGATCCGAAATTCTGGCAAGACTTCCTGCAGCAACACGTGAGTGTGGTAGCAATGAATGAGGATGAAGCGGAAGCTTTAACAGGTGAACATGATCCTTTGGCGGCTTCAGATAAAGCGTTGGATTGGGTTGATCTTGTATTGTGCACGGCAGGACCTGTAGGTCTTTATATGGCTGGCTACAGTGAAGATGAAGCGAAACGTGAAACAACGTTGCCATTATTGCCAGGTTGTATTGCCGAGTTTAACCGTTACGAATTTAGCCGTCCGGCGACCAAAGCACTATGTGAAAACCCAATTAAAGTTTACTCACATATTTCGCCATATATGGGTGGACCTGAAAAAATTAAGAACACTAATGGCGCAGGTGATGCGGCGCTTTCTGCGTTGTTGCATGATATGGCTGCGAATAAATACCACAAAGAAAACGTGCCTAATTCAAGCAAACATGCTTATGCTTTCTTAACTTACTCTTCGTTCTCTCAAGTATGTAAATACTCAAACCGTGCTAGTTATGAAGTACTAGTTCAGCATTCTCCTCGTTTATCACGTGGTCTGCCTGAGCGTGAAGATAGCCTAGAAGAGGCATACTGGGAAAGATAA
- a CDS encoding H-NS family histone-like protein: MSELTKTLLNIRSLRAFSRELTLEQLEEALEKLTIVVSERKEAEEEERAALAEQEAKLSAIAEQIAKDGIDVDALISALAGETKSKTKSKRAPRPAKYKYLDNGEEKTWTGQGRTPSAIQAQLDAGKSLDDFLI, from the coding sequence ATGTCGGAATTAACAAAAACTCTTTTAAACATTCGTAGTCTTCGCGCTTTTTCTCGTGAACTAACTCTTGAGCAATTAGAGGAAGCACTAGAAAAGTTAACTATTGTTGTTTCTGAGCGTAAAGAAGCAGAAGAAGAAGAACGCGCAGCCCTTGCTGAGCAAGAAGCTAAGTTGTCAGCAATTGCAGAGCAAATTGCAAAAGATGGTATCGACGTTGATGCACTAATTAGTGCGCTAGCGGGTGAAACTAAATCTAAAACTAAGTCTAAACGTGCGCCTCGTCCAGCGAAATACAAGTACCTTGACAATGGTGAAGAAAAAACTTGGACAGGCCAAGGTCGCACACCATCAGCGATCCAAGCGCAATTAGATGCGGGTAAATCTTTAGATGATTTCCTAATCTAA
- a CDS encoding Na+/H+ antiporter NhaC family protein codes for MSLIDFASSPLSLLPPVVALTLAIVTRRVLLSLGMGIVLGAVLLADYSMGNALTYVKNTVFGVFVEDGSINAGNMSIVGFLVLLGMMTALLTLSGGTRAFADWAQSRVKSKRGAKLLAAFLGIFIFIDDYFNSLAVGAISRPVTDRFYVSRAKLAYILDSTAAPMCVVMPASSWGAYIMTIISGILVSHGITEYSALGAYMRLVPMNFYAIFALLMVFAVAWFGLTVGKMRDHEIAASQGRGFDNQQSDDLEAARELDEELDIAESDKGKVSDLVLPIVALVVATVASMLYTGGQALEEMGKPFALLGAFENTNVGTSLIYGGLVGLFVALFTVFKQGLPVADINRTLWIGAKSMFGAILILIFAWSIGTVIGDMKTGSYLSTLAQGNIDPRWLPVILFLLSGVMAFSTGSSWGTFGIMLPIAGDMAGNTDIALMLPMLSAVLAGSVFGDHCSPISDTTILSSTGARCNHIDHVATQLPYALSVALVSCVGFIVLGMTDSLAVSFAAASLAFVIVCFVLNLLAKSKMSACQ; via the coding sequence ATGAGTTTAATCGATTTTGCATCATCTCCTTTATCACTACTGCCTCCAGTAGTGGCACTTACGCTTGCGATTGTTACACGTCGCGTTTTATTGTCGCTAGGCATGGGTATCGTTTTAGGTGCCGTTTTACTGGCTGACTACTCAATGGGCAATGCGCTCACTTACGTGAAAAACACCGTATTTGGCGTCTTTGTTGAAGACGGTTCAATTAACGCGGGCAATATGAGTATTGTTGGTTTCCTAGTATTGCTAGGGATGATGACCGCATTGCTTACCCTATCGGGTGGTACACGTGCTTTTGCTGACTGGGCGCAGTCTCGCGTAAAAAGTAAGCGTGGCGCTAAGTTACTGGCCGCTTTTTTAGGTATTTTCATTTTCATTGATGATTATTTTAATAGTTTGGCAGTTGGCGCAATTTCTCGTCCAGTGACAGACCGCTTCTATGTATCGCGCGCTAAACTGGCTTACATTCTCGACTCTACCGCTGCACCTATGTGTGTCGTCATGCCAGCATCAAGCTGGGGGGCATACATTATGACGATTATCAGTGGCATCCTTGTTTCTCATGGTATTACAGAATACTCAGCACTGGGCGCGTATATGCGTTTGGTACCGATGAACTTCTATGCGATCTTCGCGCTTCTAATGGTGTTTGCGGTTGCATGGTTTGGTTTAACCGTCGGCAAAATGCGCGATCATGAAATCGCTGCTTCACAAGGCAGAGGCTTTGACAATCAGCAAAGTGATGATTTGGAAGCCGCTCGTGAATTGGATGAAGAGTTAGACATTGCCGAAAGCGACAAAGGTAAGGTGTCTGATCTGGTTCTGCCTATCGTGGCTTTGGTTGTCGCGACCGTTGCTTCTATGCTTTACACAGGTGGTCAAGCGCTGGAAGAAATGGGTAAACCATTTGCTTTACTAGGCGCGTTTGAGAACACCAATGTTGGCACCTCTTTGATTTACGGTGGTCTAGTTGGTTTGTTTGTTGCGTTGTTTACCGTATTCAAACAGGGTTTACCTGTTGCTGATATTAATCGCACACTTTGGATTGGCGCAAAATCGATGTTTGGTGCGATTCTAATCCTCATCTTCGCTTGGTCTATTGGTACAGTGATTGGCGACATGAAAACAGGTAGCTATCTGTCGACATTGGCGCAAGGCAATATCGATCCACGATGGTTACCAGTGATCCTATTCTTGCTCTCAGGGGTGATGGCATTCTCGACAGGCAGTTCTTGGGGAACATTCGGTATTATGTTGCCAATCGCGGGTGATATGGCAGGCAACACGGATATTGCATTGATGCTACCGATGTTAAGTGCTGTGCTTGCTGGTTCAGTGTTTGGTGATCACTGCTCACCTATCTCAGACACCACCATTCTGTCTTCAACAGGGGCCCGTTGTAACCATATTGACCACGTCGCGACTCAGTTGCCTTATGCGCTGTCGGTTGCACTGGTATCTTGTGTTGGTTTCATTGTACTGGGTATGACGGACAGTTTAGCGGTGTCATTTGCGGCAGCGAGCTTAGCGTTTGTTATCGTTTGCTTTGTGTTGAACCTGCTAGCAAAATCAAAGATGAGTGCATGCCAGTAA